Proteins from a single region of Candidatus Woesearchaeota archaeon:
- a CDS encoding NUDIX domain-containing protein encodes MSITTPLEQPREVYHGKILRVLHQKMQENQRQIEYEWAERSPGTRLIIIKDKMILLTKEYRTELKDFDVRLPGGKVFDTLDEYGVAQEKGKLFIIEHAHTAAKKEALEEAGIISHNISLFHHSKNGATVTWDLFYFIIDSFSTTTQKLESGEHIEPVWFTFEEAKKLCLEGKMKEDRSVGVLLRFLLQQT; translated from the coding sequence ATGTCCATAACCACTCCCCTTGAACAACCACGTGAAGTGTATCATGGTAAAATTCTTCGAGTTCTCCATCAAAAAATGCAGGAAAATCAACGCCAAATTGAATACGAATGGGCGGAACGATCCCCTGGAACACGTTTAATCATTATCAAAGACAAAATGATCTTGCTTACGAAAGAATACCGCACCGAATTAAAAGACTTTGATGTTCGCTTGCCGGGAGGAAAAGTCTTTGACACACTTGATGAATATGGTGTCGCACAAGAAAAAGGAAAGTTGTTCATCATTGAACACGCCCATACCGCTGCCAAAAAAGAAGCTCTTGAAGAAGCAGGCATTATCTCCCATAACATCTCTTTATTCCATCATTCCAAAAATGGAGCAACCGTGACATGGGATCTTTTTTATTTCATCATTGATTCATTCTCAACAACCACGCAGAAATTAGAATCTGGCGAGCACATAGAACCAGTCTGGTTTACATTTGAAGAAGCCAAAAAACTTTGTCTTGAAGGCAAAATGAAAGAAGATCGCAGTGTAGGAGTTTTACTCCGTTTTCTTCTCCAACAAACATAA
- a CDS encoding cold shock domain-containing protein: MEGSVKFFNRKKGFGFIAGDDGKEYFVHFTGLAKGTFLRDNDRVSFEGGEGDRGLKATEVTLTQKASERSDVAPRAQSSSQSSYDDEEDEDQDA; this comes from the coding sequence ATGGAAGGAAGTGTAAAGTTTTTTAACCGTAAAAAAGGATTTGGATTCATCGCAGGCGATGATGGCAAAGAATATTTCGTGCATTTCACGGGTCTTGCAAAAGGAACATTCTTACGCGACAATGATCGAGTATCATTCGAAGGCGGAGAAGGCGATCGTGGTCTTAAAGCTACAGAAGTTACTTTGACCCAAAAAGCATCTGAACGCTCCGATGTTGCTCCTCGAGCTCAATCATCCTCTCAATCTTCCTACGATGATGAGGAAGACGAAGATCAAGACGCATAA